From Streptomyces sp. 6-11-2, one genomic window encodes:
- a CDS encoding acetylornithine transaminase codes for MSNQDVRDQETGNQALAARWQGALMNNYGTPRLALVRGAGAKLWDADGREYVDFVGGIAVNALGHAHPAVVEAVGRQIASLGHVSNLFIAEPPVALAERLLQLFGRDGKVFFCNSGAEANEGAFKIGRLTGRPHMVATEGGFHGRTMGALALTGQPGKQEPFLPLPGEVTHVPYGDARALAAAVTEETALVVIEPIQGENGVVVPPPGYLKAARAITAATGSLLVLDEVQTGVGRTGHWFEYQAHEGVLPDVVTLAKGLGGGLPLGATVAFGRAGDLLQPGQHGTTFGGNPVACAAGLAVLDTIAGEGLLENVKRQSEKLREGIESLDHPLVAHVRGAGLLLGIVLTEPRAPQVQQAAQEAGFLVNAPAPDVVRLMPPLNLGDDEVDAFLGALPGVLDVANGDG; via the coding sequence GTGAGCAACCAGGACGTGCGTGATCAGGAGACGGGCAACCAGGCACTGGCCGCGCGCTGGCAGGGCGCGCTCATGAACAACTACGGCACCCCGCGGCTCGCCCTCGTCCGCGGTGCGGGCGCGAAACTGTGGGACGCCGACGGCCGGGAGTACGTCGACTTCGTCGGCGGTATCGCGGTCAACGCGCTCGGCCACGCCCATCCCGCAGTCGTGGAGGCGGTCGGCCGGCAGATCGCCTCCCTCGGCCATGTCTCCAACCTGTTCATCGCCGAACCGCCCGTCGCCCTGGCCGAACGGCTGCTCCAGCTCTTCGGCCGGGACGGCAAGGTGTTCTTCTGCAACTCCGGCGCCGAGGCCAACGAGGGCGCCTTCAAGATCGGCCGGCTGACCGGGCGGCCGCACATGGTCGCCACCGAGGGCGGCTTCCACGGCCGGACGATGGGCGCCCTCGCGCTCACCGGACAGCCCGGCAAGCAGGAGCCGTTCCTGCCGCTGCCCGGCGAGGTCACCCACGTGCCCTACGGGGACGCGCGGGCCCTGGCCGCCGCGGTCACCGAGGAGACCGCCCTCGTCGTCATCGAGCCCATCCAGGGCGAGAACGGGGTCGTGGTGCCCCCGCCCGGCTATCTGAAGGCGGCCAGGGCGATCACGGCGGCCACCGGTTCGCTGCTGGTCCTCGACGAGGTGCAGACCGGGGTCGGGCGCACCGGGCACTGGTTCGAGTACCAGGCCCACGAGGGCGTCCTGCCGGACGTCGTCACGCTCGCCAAGGGCCTGGGCGGCGGACTGCCGCTCGGCGCCACCGTCGCCTTCGGGCGCGCCGGCGACCTGCTCCAGCCCGGTCAGCACGGTACGACCTTCGGCGGCAACCCGGTCGCCTGCGCCGCCGGACTCGCCGTCCTGGACACGATCGCGGGCGAGGGGCTGTTGGAGAACGTCAAGCGGCAGAGCGAGAAGCTGCGCGAGGGGATCGAGTCACTGGACCACCCGCTGGTCGCCCACGTCAGGGGCGCGGGCCTGCTGCTGGGTATCGTGCTCACCGAGCCGCGCGCGCCCCAGGTGCAGCAGGCGGCTCAGGAGGCCGGTTTCCTGGTGAACGCGCCCGCCCCCGACGTCGTACGGCTGATGCCGCCGCTGAACCTGGGCGACGACGAGGTGGACGCCTTCCTCGGAGCGCTGCCCGGCGTCCTGGACGTGGCAAACGGGGACGGATGA
- a CDS encoding arginine repressor has product MSQAQNGQTEAGPAVPQTRTARHRRIVDILNRQPVRSQSQLAKLLADDGLSVTQATLSRDLDELNAVKIRNTDGDLIYAVPSEGGFRTPRAPLGESVKEERMRRLSQELLISAEASANLVVLRTPPGAAQFLASAIDQAELHDILGTIAGDDTLLLISRDPTGGQALADHLLRLAQNGQ; this is encoded by the coding sequence ATGAGTCAGGCGCAGAACGGTCAGACCGAGGCCGGGCCTGCGGTGCCGCAGACCCGCACCGCCCGCCACCGCCGGATCGTGGACATCCTCAACCGGCAACCAGTGCGCTCCCAGAGCCAGTTGGCGAAGCTGCTGGCAGACGACGGGCTGAGCGTCACCCAGGCGACGCTCTCCCGCGACCTGGACGAGCTGAACGCGGTGAAGATCCGCAACACCGACGGCGACCTCATCTACGCGGTGCCCAGCGAGGGCGGTTTCCGCACTCCGCGCGCACCGCTGGGGGAGTCGGTGAAGGAGGAGCGGATGCGGCGGCTCTCGCAGGAGCTGCTGATCTCCGCGGAGGCCTCCGCCAACCTCGTGGTCCTGCGGACGCCTCCGGGGGCGGCGCAGTTCCTCGCCTCGGCCATCGACCAGGCCGAGCTGCACGACATCCTGGGGACCATCGCCGGCGACGACACGCTGCTGCTGATCAGCCGGGACCCCACGGGGGGACAGGCGCTGGCGGACCACCTGCTGAGGCTGGCGCAGAACGGCCAGTGA
- a CDS encoding FAD:protein FMN transferase has protein sequence MGTVFSFDVRGGRSDAVAAALDEAIAGLHRADEVFSTYRDDSQLSRLARGELTVAECDPEVAEVLELGAEAERVSEGWFSLRYQGSLDPTGIVKGWAAERAARRIAAAGVSGVSVNGGGDVQLLGSPDTQRPWRVGVSDPLRPGGLAAVVSAAGTSELAVATSGTAERGAHIVDPGTGRSAVTDLVAVTVVAPSLTWADCWATAAFAMGSREGLAWLESLPDVEALLITAGDEVRCTHGLAARLG, from the coding sequence ATGGGGACCGTCTTCTCCTTCGACGTGCGCGGCGGTCGGTCCGACGCGGTGGCGGCGGCCCTGGACGAGGCGATCGCCGGGCTGCACCGCGCCGACGAGGTGTTCAGCACCTACCGCGACGACAGCCAGCTCTCCCGCCTGGCGCGCGGCGAGCTGACCGTGGCGGAGTGCGACCCCGAGGTCGCCGAGGTGCTCGAACTGGGCGCCGAGGCCGAACGGGTCAGCGAGGGCTGGTTCAGCCTGCGCTACCAGGGGAGCCTGGATCCGACCGGGATCGTCAAGGGCTGGGCCGCCGAACGGGCCGCCCGGCGGATCGCGGCGGCGGGGGTGAGCGGGGTCAGCGTGAACGGCGGCGGAGACGTGCAGTTGCTCGGCTCCCCCGACACGCAGCGGCCCTGGCGCGTAGGCGTCTCGGACCCCCTGCGCCCCGGCGGGCTCGCGGCGGTGGTCTCCGCGGCGGGTACGAGCGAGCTGGCGGTGGCGACATCGGGCACGGCCGAGCGCGGCGCCCACATCGTCGACCCGGGCACCGGCAGGTCAGCGGTCACCGACCTGGTCGCGGTCACCGTGGTCGCCCCCAGCCTGACCTGGGCGGACTGCTGGGCGACGGCCGCGTTCGCCATGGGCTCCCGCGAGGGCCTGGCCTGGCTGGAGTCGTTGCCGGACGTGGAGGCGCTGCTGATCACGGCGGGCGACGAGGTCAGGTGCACGCACGGGCTCGCCGCCCGCCTGGGCTGA
- a CDS encoding FMN-binding protein, whose protein sequence is MRKSHPIRRAVLAGAATVSGIVLLLSLKPASDPASASAAGAAPQRTAAAQESPQGGSGAQRTGTQSVTGDVARTQYGDVQVRLTVSGGRITAAEAVQAPQGGVSGQKSDLAVPRLNQEAVTAQSADIDTVSGATYTSGGYKKSLQSALDKVKADSSASGQASGPASGQASGPASGQASGPASGQAPGSPSGSSSSGAAGSQAAQTRTVTGEAAQTQYGPVQVRITVSGGRITKAETVQAPQGGVSGQKSDLAVPRLNQEAVTAQSADIDTVSGATYTSGGYKKSLQSALDKAGG, encoded by the coding sequence ATGAGGAAGAGCCACCCCATCCGACGTGCCGTGCTGGCCGGCGCCGCGACCGTGTCCGGCATCGTGCTGCTGCTGTCGCTGAAGCCGGCCTCCGACCCGGCCTCCGCCTCGGCGGCCGGCGCGGCGCCGCAACGGACCGCGGCGGCGCAGGAGTCGCCACAGGGCGGCAGCGGCGCGCAGCGGACGGGCACGCAGTCCGTGACCGGCGACGTGGCCCGGACCCAGTACGGCGACGTGCAGGTCCGGCTGACCGTCAGCGGCGGCAGGATCACCGCGGCGGAGGCGGTACAGGCACCGCAGGGCGGGGTCAGCGGCCAGAAGAGCGATCTGGCCGTCCCCAGGCTCAACCAGGAGGCCGTGACCGCGCAGAGCGCCGACATCGACACCGTCTCCGGGGCGACCTACACCAGCGGCGGCTACAAGAAGTCCCTCCAGTCGGCACTCGACAAGGTGAAGGCGGACAGTTCGGCGTCCGGGCAGGCCTCCGGTCCGGCATCCGGGCAGGCCTCCGGTCCGGCATCCGGGCAGGCCTCCGGTCCGGCATCCGGGCAAGCCCCCGGTTCGCCTTCCGGCTCGTCCTCCTCGGGGGCCGCCGGCTCGCAAGCCGCGCAGACCCGTACCGTCACGGGCGAGGCCGCACAGACCCAGTACGGCCCGGTGCAGGTCCGGATCACGGTCAGCGGCGGCAGGATCACCAAGGCCGAGACGGTACAGGCACCGCAGGGCGGGGTCAGCGGCCAGAAGAGCGACCTCGCCGTCCCCAGGCTCAACCAGGAGGCCGTGACCGCGCAGAGCGCCGACATCGACACCGTCTCCGGGGCGACCTACACCAGCGGCGGCTACAAGAAGTCCCTCCAGTCGGCACTCGACAAGGCGGGTGGCTGA
- a CDS encoding ferric reductase-like transmembrane domain-containing protein — protein MTSTLAGGRAARRQTMRRIRPRRSPAVPLLTAVWAGAAGVVWLWWMNTPSIDGTAGRVLNAGRITGLLAGYLMALVVLQMARVPALERRVGSDRVARWHAMTGRYTLCLVLAHVFLTMWGYALLGGKSLGDIVAQTVESVEQLPDMGKAAIGTGLLVVVGLVSIGPVRRRMPYDTWYHVHLLTYAAVFLTFWHQITTGNDFAVEPAARAFWYGLYGAVTALVIWYRILTPIRLNLRHRMRVEAVIEETPGIVSVLIGGKRLHRMGAEAGQFFRWRFLAPGMRFSSHPYSLSAAPRPDLLRITVKAIGDHSAGLRELTPGSRVWAEGPYGALTASRRSRGKVLLVAGGVGITPMRALFETLPGAAGDITLLYRANSTQDLALWGELAKIADERGARLMYAVNSPDGERPDISAESLRRKIADIDRHDVFMCGPPGFAQSVYEALRGAGVPARRIHHESFEM, from the coding sequence GTGACCAGCACGCTCGCAGGAGGCCGCGCCGCCCGGCGCCAGACGATGCGCCGCATCCGGCCGCGCCGCTCCCCCGCCGTCCCGCTGCTGACCGCCGTCTGGGCGGGCGCGGCGGGCGTCGTCTGGCTGTGGTGGATGAACACCCCGTCCATCGACGGCACCGCCGGGAGGGTCCTGAACGCGGGCCGGATCACCGGCCTGCTCGCCGGCTACCTCATGGCGCTGGTCGTGCTCCAGATGGCGCGGGTGCCGGCCCTGGAGCGGCGGGTGGGCTCCGACCGGGTCGCGCGCTGGCACGCCATGACCGGCCGGTACACGCTGTGCCTGGTCCTCGCGCACGTCTTCCTCACCATGTGGGGCTACGCGCTGCTGGGCGGCAAGTCGCTCGGCGACATCGTGGCGCAGACCGTCGAGTCCGTCGAGCAGCTGCCCGACATGGGCAAGGCCGCGATCGGCACCGGTCTGCTGGTGGTCGTCGGACTGGTCTCGATCGGCCCGGTGCGCCGTCGGATGCCGTACGACACGTGGTACCACGTGCACCTGCTCACCTATGCCGCGGTGTTCCTGACGTTCTGGCACCAGATCACCACCGGCAACGACTTCGCCGTGGAACCGGCCGCCAGGGCCTTCTGGTACGGCCTGTACGGCGCGGTGACCGCGCTGGTGATCTGGTACCGGATCCTCACCCCGATCCGGCTGAACCTGCGCCACCGCATGCGGGTGGAGGCGGTGATCGAGGAGACGCCGGGCATCGTGTCGGTGCTGATCGGCGGCAAAAGGCTGCACCGGATGGGCGCGGAGGCCGGGCAGTTCTTCCGCTGGCGGTTCCTGGCACCCGGCATGCGGTTCTCCTCCCACCCGTACTCCCTGTCGGCGGCGCCCCGTCCGGACCTGCTGCGCATCACCGTGAAGGCGATCGGCGACCACAGCGCCGGGCTGCGCGAACTCACCCCCGGAAGCCGGGTGTGGGCGGAGGGGCCGTACGGCGCGCTGACCGCGTCCCGGCGCAGCCGCGGCAAGGTGCTGCTGGTGGCGGGCGGGGTGGGCATCACGCCGATGCGGGCGCTGTTCGAGACGCTGCCCGGCGCGGCCGGTGACATCACGCTGCTGTACCGGGCCAACAGCACGCAGGACCTGGCCCTGTGGGGCGAACTGGCGAAGATCGCCGACGAGCGCGGCGCCCGGCTGATGTACGCGGTGAACAGCCCGGACGGGGAGCGCCCCGACATCTCCGCCGAGTCGCTGCGCCGCAAGATCGCCGACATCGACCGTCACGACGTCTTCATGTGCGGCCCGCCCGGCTTCGCGCAGTCGGTGTACGAGGCACTGCGCGGCGCGGGTGTCCCCGCCCGCCGCATCCATCACGAGTCGTTCGAGATGTGA
- a CDS encoding FMN-binding protein has product MHALRKNRPLRRVVLASAATVSGLVMLLSLKPHTPPQIAADPAPAPSSGSSTSGGTGGAGRSTGTRSVTGETVQTRWGPVQVRVTLVDGRITDVTALAQPSDNPRDREISGYAIPQLRRETLTAQSASIDTVSGATYTSDGYRRSLQSALDAARS; this is encoded by the coding sequence TTGCACGCGCTGAGGAAGAACCGTCCGCTGCGCCGCGTCGTGCTGGCGAGCGCCGCCACCGTCTCCGGACTGGTGATGCTGCTGTCGCTCAAGCCGCACACGCCGCCGCAGATCGCCGCGGATCCCGCGCCGGCCCCGTCCAGCGGTTCCAGCACGTCCGGCGGGACCGGCGGGGCCGGCCGGTCCACCGGTACCAGGTCCGTCACCGGTGAGACGGTGCAGACCCGCTGGGGTCCGGTCCAGGTGCGGGTCACGCTCGTCGACGGCCGGATCACCGACGTGACGGCGCTCGCCCAGCCCTCGGACAACCCGCGGGACCGGGAGATCAGCGGCTACGCCATCCCCCAGCTGCGCAGGGAGACGCTGACCGCGCAGAGCGCGAGCATCGACACCGTCTCGGGGGCGACGTACACCAGTGACGGATACCGCCGCTCGCTCCAGTCCGCGCTGGACGCGGCCCGGAGCTGA
- a CDS encoding ferric reductase-like transmembrane domain-containing protein: MTTVYERRAAPPVPLAPRRSPAGAVLALLWSGAAAVVLLWWFDTASVVGAAGWLTGAGRIAGLLCGYACAVLVGLMARVPLLERRIGSDRVARWHAMAGRYTVCLLVVHVVLILAGYAAQDGFSVLREAVTVVLDYPEMLKATAGTVILFAVGVTSARAVRRRTGHEFWYYTHLLTYAAVFLAFGHQVALGAEFTGHVLATAAWYALYLGVAALVVWFRILVPVRLNLRHRMRVELVHKEAPGVYSVVVRGHRLDELGALPGQFFRWRFLAEGMAWTSTPYSLSAPPRPDLLRITVKALGDHSAAVPLLRPGTRVWAEGPYGSMTADRRSSHKSLLIAAGVGITPLRALFETLPGDVTLLYRARTAEDLALGGELEAIARGRGARVLCALNGPRGERPRLTAESLSAAVPDLAGHDVYLCGPHAFARDLYEVLRAAGVPDRRIHHESFEL; encoded by the coding sequence ATGACCACGGTGTACGAGCGGCGGGCGGCACCGCCCGTGCCACTGGCGCCCCGGCGCTCCCCGGCGGGCGCGGTGCTGGCGCTGCTGTGGTCCGGTGCGGCCGCGGTGGTCCTCCTGTGGTGGTTCGACACCGCCTCCGTCGTGGGCGCGGCGGGCTGGCTGACCGGCGCCGGGCGGATCGCGGGCCTGCTGTGCGGGTACGCCTGCGCGGTGCTGGTGGGCCTGATGGCGCGGGTGCCGCTGCTGGAGCGCCGGATCGGCTCGGACCGGGTGGCGCGCTGGCACGCGATGGCCGGCCGCTACACGGTGTGCCTGCTGGTCGTGCACGTGGTGCTGATCCTCGCCGGGTACGCCGCGCAGGACGGCTTCTCCGTTCTGCGCGAGGCGGTCACGGTGGTGCTGGACTACCCGGAGATGCTGAAGGCCACCGCCGGGACCGTGATCCTCTTCGCCGTCGGCGTCACCTCGGCGCGCGCGGTGCGCCGCCGGACCGGTCACGAGTTCTGGTACTACACGCACCTGCTCACCTACGCCGCCGTCTTCCTGGCCTTCGGCCACCAGGTGGCGCTGGGCGCCGAGTTCACCGGTCACGTCCTGGCCACGGCGGCCTGGTACGCGCTGTACCTGGGCGTCGCGGCCCTGGTGGTGTGGTTCCGGATCCTGGTCCCGGTACGGCTCAACCTGCGCCACCGGATGCGGGTCGAGCTGGTCCACAAGGAGGCGCCGGGCGTGTACTCCGTCGTCGTGCGCGGCCACCGGCTGGACGAACTGGGCGCGCTGCCGGGGCAGTTCTTCCGCTGGCGGTTCCTCGCCGAGGGCATGGCCTGGACGTCGACGCCGTACTCCCTGTCGGCACCGCCCCGCCCGGACCTGCTGCGCATCACGGTGAAGGCGCTCGGCGACCACAGCGCGGCCGTGCCGCTGCTGCGGCCGGGCACCCGGGTGTGGGCGGAGGGCCCCTACGGGTCGATGACCGCCGACCGGCGCTCCTCGCACAAGTCCCTGCTGATCGCTGCCGGGGTCGGTATCACGCCGCTGCGGGCGCTGTTCGAGACGCTGCCCGGTGACGTCACCCTGCTGTACCGGGCACGTACGGCCGAAGACCTCGCCCTGGGCGGTGAGTTGGAGGCCATAGCGCGCGGGCGCGGGGCCCGGGTGCTGTGCGCGCTCAACGGCCCGCGCGGCGAACGCCCCCGCCTCACCGCGGAGTCCCTGAGCGCGGCCGTCCCCGACCTGGCCGGGCACGACGTGTACCTCTGCGGTCCGCACGCCTTCGCCCGGGACCTGTACGAGGTGCTGCGCGCCGCCGGGGTTCCGGACCGCCGTATCCACCACGAGTCGTTCGAGCTGTGA
- a CDS encoding response regulator transcription factor, translating to MNTFRPSPPGLPALTRLDGTPVRVLVVDDDPDLAEVLCGALRYQGWEVRAAGDGASAVAAAREVRPDAVVLDVMLPDTDGFAVLRELHAAQPDVCVLFLTARDAVEDRVAGITAGGDDYVTKPFSLEEVVARLRGLLRRAGMARQPADGPRLTVGDLVMDEDAREVTRAGELIELSPTEFELLRFLMQNPRRVLSKAQILDRVWSYDFGGQAHVVELYISYLRKKVDAGREPMIHTVRGAGYVLKPAVR from the coding sequence ATGAACACCTTCCGCCCGAGCCCTCCCGGCCTGCCCGCCCTCACCCGCCTCGACGGCACCCCCGTGCGCGTCCTCGTCGTCGACGACGACCCCGACCTCGCCGAAGTGCTCTGCGGAGCCCTGCGCTACCAGGGCTGGGAGGTGCGCGCCGCGGGCGACGGGGCCTCGGCCGTCGCCGCGGCGCGCGAGGTGCGGCCCGACGCCGTCGTCCTCGACGTGATGCTCCCGGACACCGACGGATTCGCCGTGCTGCGTGAGCTGCACGCCGCGCAGCCGGACGTCTGTGTGCTCTTCCTCACGGCGCGGGACGCGGTGGAGGACCGTGTCGCGGGGATCACCGCGGGCGGCGACGACTACGTGACCAAGCCGTTCAGCCTGGAGGAGGTGGTCGCCCGGCTGCGCGGACTGCTGCGCCGCGCCGGCATGGCCCGGCAGCCGGCGGACGGCCCGCGGCTGACCGTGGGCGACCTGGTCATGGACGAGGACGCCCGCGAGGTCACCCGGGCGGGAGAGCTGATCGAGCTGTCCCCGACCGAGTTCGAGTTGCTGCGCTTCCTGATGCAGAACCCGCGCCGGGTGCTGAGCAAGGCGCAGATCCTCGACCGTGTGTGGTCCTACGACTTCGGCGGCCAGGCCCATGTGGTGGAGCTGTACATCTCGTACCTGCGCAAGAAGGTGGACGCCGGCCGCGAGCCCATGATCCACACGGTGCGCGGGGCCGGGTACGTGCTGAAGCCGGCGGTACGGTGA
- a CDS encoding cell wall metabolism sensor histidine kinase WalK encodes MATRTPRLPRPRTLRARLTFGLVVLLAVGCAAVGVAAVLELDGFLTGRIDQQLQQAGPGFPESLEHGTVTPAKPSDHDGDERGDTRRQAAGTFGARLLGGTVTHAAMVPSESRPGFDVTLTGADRGALAALPVDRGGRTVRLSDLGEYRLAAWPGRDGDVLVTGLPMAPVRAAVHRLELVAGIVSALALAVAGVAGALWVRWSLRPLTRVAETAARVSELPLASGEVTLPPRAPRADPRSEVGRVGAAFNRMLHHVEDALTKRHASEERLRGFAADASHELRTPVATVRGHAELALLHPGPVPPEVTRALERIAAESARMGEMVDEMLLLARLDAGRPLDRHPVDLTRLVLDAVTDARAAGPEHRWTLELPEEPVTVTGDAHRLQQVLANLLANARAHTPAGTKVTVSLDLECDREADPESAATAVLRVHDDGPGVPEEVQPGVFERFTRADRRRTDSFGGAGAGLGLSIVAAVTEAHGGGVGLDSRPGSTAFTVRLPAGGVQDLPPGSRRARKPDPA; translated from the coding sequence ATGGCAACGCGGACACCGCGGCTGCCCCGGCCGCGCACCCTGCGGGCCCGGCTCACCTTCGGCCTGGTGGTGCTGCTGGCCGTCGGCTGCGCCGCCGTCGGCGTGGCCGCGGTCCTCGAACTGGACGGCTTCCTCACCGGCCGGATCGACCAGCAGCTCCAGCAGGCCGGTCCGGGCTTCCCGGAGAGCCTGGAGCACGGCACCGTCACGCCCGCCAAGCCCTCGGACCACGACGGCGACGAGCGCGGCGACACCCGCCGCCAGGCCGCCGGCACCTTCGGTGCGCGGCTCCTCGGCGGCACGGTGACCCACGCGGCCATGGTCCCCTCCGAGTCACGTCCCGGCTTCGACGTCACCCTCACCGGCGCCGACCGCGGGGCGCTGGCCGCGCTCCCGGTGGACCGCGGCGGGCGCACGGTGCGCCTGTCCGACCTGGGTGAGTACCGGCTGGCGGCCTGGCCGGGCCGGGACGGCGACGTGCTGGTCACCGGGCTGCCGATGGCGCCGGTGCGGGCCGCGGTCCACCGCCTCGAACTGGTCGCGGGGATCGTCTCCGCCCTGGCCCTGGCCGTCGCCGGGGTCGCGGGCGCCCTGTGGGTGCGCTGGTCGCTGCGGCCGCTGACCCGGGTCGCGGAAACCGCCGCCCGGGTCAGCGAGCTGCCGCTCGCCAGCGGCGAGGTGACGCTGCCGCCCCGCGCGCCGCGCGCCGACCCGCGCAGCGAGGTCGGGCGGGTCGGCGCCGCCTTCAACCGGATGCTCCACCACGTCGAGGACGCGCTGACCAAACGGCACGCCAGCGAGGAGCGGCTGCGCGGATTCGCCGCCGACGCCAGCCACGAACTGCGCACCCCGGTCGCCACGGTGCGCGGCCACGCCGAGCTCGCCCTGCTGCACCCGGGGCCGGTGCCGCCCGAGGTCACCCGGGCCCTGGAACGCATCGCCGCCGAGTCCGCGCGCATGGGCGAGATGGTCGACGAGATGCTGCTCCTGGCCCGGCTGGACGCCGGGCGTCCCCTGGACCGCCACCCGGTCGACCTGACCCGACTGGTCCTGGACGCGGTGACGGACGCCCGGGCCGCGGGTCCGGAGCACCGCTGGACGCTGGAGCTGCCGGAGGAACCGGTGACGGTGACCGGTGACGCGCACCGGCTCCAGCAGGTGCTGGCCAACCTGCTGGCCAACGCGCGTGCGCACACGCCCGCGGGCACCAAGGTGACGGTGTCCCTGGACCTGGAGTGCGACCGGGAGGCGGACCCGGAGAGCGCCGCCACGGCCGTGCTGCGGGTGCACGACGACGGGCCCGGCGTCCCCGAGGAGGTCCAGCCCGGTGTCTTCGAGCGCTTCACCCGGGCCGACCGCCGCCGCACCGACTCCTTCGGCGGCGCCGGGGCCGGCCTGGGCCTGTCGATCGTGGCCGCCGTGACGGAGGCCCACGGCGGCGGTGTCGGTCTGGACAGCCGCCCCGGCTCCACGGCCTTCACCGTCCGGCTGCCGGCGGGTGGCGTCCAGGATCTTCCGCCCGGATCACGCCGGGCTCGCAAGCCTGATCCGGCCTGA
- a CDS encoding pyridoxamine 5'-phosphate oxidase family protein → MGKTYERIDGRLRTFIERQPLFFTATAPLSGDGTVNLSPKGLKGSFAVLDEHTVAYLDFAGSNAETIAHLRENGRITLMWCAFQGPPSIVRVHGRGEPVFRDDPRFGELLARFPDIDPAAHGLRAIIVVHAELVRDTCGYAVPFMAYEADRDLHGRRFAREDDASLSDYFTRKEHVATSLDGLPGLPLPLPPSTV, encoded by the coding sequence ATGGGAAAGACGTATGAGCGCATAGACGGCAGGCTGCGCACGTTCATCGAGCGGCAGCCCCTCTTCTTCACCGCGACCGCCCCGCTCTCCGGCGACGGCACGGTCAACCTCTCCCCCAAGGGCCTCAAGGGCTCCTTCGCGGTGCTCGACGAGCACACCGTGGCCTACCTGGACTTCGCCGGGTCCAACGCGGAGACCATCGCCCACCTGCGTGAGAACGGCCGGATCACCCTGATGTGGTGCGCCTTCCAGGGCCCGCCCAGCATCGTGCGCGTCCACGGCCGGGGCGAGCCCGTCTTCCGCGACGACCCTCGCTTCGGTGAACTCCTCGCCCGTTTCCCCGACATCGATCCGGCCGCCCACGGGCTTCGCGCGATCATCGTCGTACACGCCGAACTGGTGCGGGACACCTGCGGATACGCGGTCCCCTTCATGGCGTACGAGGCGGACCGCGATCTGCACGGCAGGCGCTTCGCGCGCGAGGACGACGCCTCGCTGAGCGACTACTTCACCAGGAAGGAGCACGTGGCCACCAGCCTGGACGGACTGCCCGGACTGCCGTTGCCGCTGCCGCCGTCCACGGTCTGA